The following are from one region of the Streptomyces brevispora genome:
- a CDS encoding PAAR domain-containing protein — protein sequence MPAAARTGDPTSHGGVIATPPPGAAAAVMRVLIGGRPAAVVGSLHTCPIAPHALLGPANVILPDPAALAAGMVLIGGLPAARAGDRTACAGNILTGAQNVRIGGM from the coding sequence ATGCCAGCCGCAGCCCGTACCGGCGACCCCACCAGCCACGGCGGTGTGATCGCCACCCCGCCGCCCGGCGCCGCCGCCGCGGTGATGCGCGTGCTGATCGGCGGCCGTCCCGCCGCCGTGGTGGGCAGCCTCCACACCTGCCCGATCGCGCCGCACGCACTCCTGGGGCCGGCCAACGTGATCCTGCCCGACCCGGCCGCGCTCGCCGCGGGCATGGTGCTGATCGGAGGGCTGCCGGCCGCACGGGCGGGCGACCGCACGGCGTGCGCCGGGAACATCCTGACCGGTGCCCAGAACGTCCGGATCGGGGGCATGTGA
- a CDS encoding GPW/gp25 family protein — protein MSERFIGRGWAFPLRVGPTGGIAMVEREREIEEAIRLVLGTAPGERPMRPEFGCGIHDYVFAPGNGATAGRIAQQTREALERWEPRIAVDDVVVAFDAVEDGTLYIDVHYTVRSTNDRRNLVFPFYTIPSDEETEELVAD, from the coding sequence ATGAGCGAGCGGTTCATCGGTCGGGGCTGGGCGTTCCCGTTGCGGGTCGGACCGACCGGCGGGATCGCCATGGTCGAGCGGGAACGGGAGATCGAGGAGGCGATCCGGCTGGTGCTCGGCACCGCCCCCGGCGAGCGCCCCATGCGGCCCGAGTTCGGCTGCGGAATCCATGACTACGTCTTCGCCCCCGGAAACGGTGCCACCGCCGGACGCATCGCGCAGCAGACGCGCGAGGCCCTGGAGCGGTGGGAGCCGCGCATCGCGGTGGACGACGTGGTGGTCGCCTTCGACGCGGTCGAGGACGGCACCCTCTACATCGACGTGCACTACACCGTGCGTTCCACCAATGACCGGCGCAACCTGGTCTTTCCCTTCTACACGATCCCCTCCGACGAGGAGACCGAGGAACTGGTCGCGGACTGA
- a CDS encoding putative baseplate assembly protein — translation MALHFPNLDDRRFQQLVDEAKRYVQQRAPEWTDHNVSDPGVTLIETFAYLVDQLLYRLNRVPDKNYTAFLDLLGICLFPPAAAGAEVDFWLSAPQPETVVLPAGTEVTTVRGETEEAVVFMTTDELRILPSELTRLVTAPRTGEHTDRTRTLAEGRDVPCFQATPEPGDALLFGLPAPVPRCVVAVRVDSRVEGIGVDPRQPPLVWEAWNGGGWQECETGTDTTGGLNRPGEVIVYVPAAHTASVIGGTRAGWLRCRVTEAEPGQPFYSESPTVREAAVFTVGGTMSVEHAETVTDVPLGTSEGVAGQTFRLGRPPVLLDGEPPVVEVSSAEGWSRWEVVEHFGRSGSADRHVRVDATTGEFTFPPVLREPDGTLRQCGAVPPKGAQVRVARYRTGGGPAGNVARGVISVLRSSVPYVARVTNREAARGGVAGETVANAKLRAPDALRMQERAVTAEDYEIISRRAAPSARRVRCLPAGDGAGTVRVLVVPDAVADEGDRLRFEQLIPSDQVLEAITASLDERRLIGTRLVVEPPVYQGVTVVARLAAPPGDTDRVRDAALAALFRLLNPLHGGPDGTGWPFGRSVQYGEVFGVLQRATGNALVEEIRLFAADPTTGRRGTPSDRIDVAPGALVFSYQHQVVVTAIEPEVRG, via the coding sequence ATGGCTCTGCACTTCCCCAACCTGGACGACCGGCGGTTCCAGCAACTCGTCGACGAGGCGAAGCGGTACGTGCAGCAGCGCGCACCGGAGTGGACCGACCACAACGTCTCCGACCCGGGCGTCACCCTGATCGAGACGTTCGCCTACCTCGTGGACCAGCTGCTGTACCGGCTGAACCGCGTCCCGGACAAGAACTACACCGCGTTCCTCGACCTGTTGGGAATCTGCCTGTTCCCGCCGGCCGCGGCCGGGGCCGAGGTCGACTTCTGGCTGTCGGCGCCGCAGCCCGAGACGGTGGTCCTGCCCGCGGGCACCGAGGTGACCACGGTGCGCGGCGAGACCGAGGAAGCCGTGGTGTTCATGACCACGGACGAACTCCGCATCCTTCCGAGCGAGTTGACGCGCCTGGTGACCGCGCCCCGGACCGGTGAGCACACCGACCGGACCAGGACCCTCGCCGAGGGCCGCGACGTCCCCTGCTTCCAGGCGACACCGGAGCCGGGGGACGCGCTGCTGTTCGGTCTGCCGGCACCGGTGCCGCGTTGCGTGGTGGCGGTGCGCGTGGACAGCCGGGTGGAGGGCATCGGTGTGGACCCGCGCCAGCCCCCGCTGGTGTGGGAGGCGTGGAACGGCGGCGGCTGGCAGGAGTGCGAGACCGGCACGGACACCACCGGCGGGCTGAACCGGCCCGGCGAGGTCATCGTGTACGTACCGGCCGCACACACCGCGTCGGTGATCGGCGGGACACGGGCCGGCTGGCTGCGCTGCCGCGTCACCGAGGCGGAGCCGGGCCAGCCGTTCTACTCGGAGTCCCCGACGGTACGTGAGGCGGCGGTGTTCACCGTGGGCGGCACCATGTCCGTCGAACACGCCGAGACGGTGACCGACGTACCGCTCGGCACCTCGGAAGGCGTCGCGGGCCAGACCTTCCGGCTCGGCCGCCCGCCGGTCCTCCTCGACGGCGAACCCCCGGTGGTGGAGGTGTCCTCGGCCGAGGGGTGGAGCCGCTGGGAGGTGGTGGAGCACTTCGGCCGCTCCGGGTCCGCCGACCGGCACGTCCGCGTGGACGCGACCACCGGCGAGTTCACCTTTCCCCCGGTGCTGCGCGAACCGGACGGCACGCTGCGACAGTGCGGCGCCGTGCCGCCCAAGGGCGCCCAGGTGCGGGTGGCCCGCTACCGTACCGGCGGCGGCCCGGCGGGCAATGTCGCCCGCGGCGTGATCTCCGTGCTGCGCAGCTCCGTTCCGTACGTGGCACGGGTCACCAACCGGGAGGCTGCACGCGGCGGAGTGGCCGGCGAGACCGTCGCCAACGCCAAGCTGCGGGCGCCGGACGCGCTGCGCATGCAGGAGCGCGCGGTGACCGCCGAGGACTACGAGATCATCAGCCGCCGAGCGGCGCCCTCGGCGCGCCGGGTCCGCTGTCTGCCCGCCGGGGACGGTGCGGGCACGGTACGGGTCCTGGTGGTGCCGGACGCGGTGGCGGACGAGGGCGACCGGCTCCGCTTCGAGCAGCTGATCCCCTCGGACCAGGTGCTCGAAGCGATCACCGCGAGCCTCGACGAGCGACGCCTGATCGGCACCCGCCTGGTGGTGGAGCCGCCGGTGTACCAGGGTGTCACCGTGGTCGCCCGGCTCGCGGCACCGCCGGGCGACACGGACCGGGTGCGTGACGCGGCGCTCGCCGCGCTGTTCCGGCTCCTCAACCCGCTGCACGGCGGTCCGGACGGCACCGGGTGGCCGTTCGGACGGTCCGTGCAGTACGGAGAGGTGTTCGGCGTACTGCAACGCGCCACCGGCAACGCGCTCGTGGAGGAGATCCGGCTGTTCGCCGCCGACCCCACGACCGGGCGGCGCGGCACGCCGTCGGACCGCATCGACGTGGCCCCAGGCGCGCTGGTCTTCTCGTACCAGCACCAGGTGGTCGTCACAGCGATCGAACCGGAGGTGCGGGGATGA
- a CDS encoding phage tail protein yields MSRAAVPGLPSRYPIGEQLPALYADDDFAQRFTAGLDTVLAPVFATLDSLPAYFDPRVTPADFLAWLATWVGAVDDPHWPVELRREAVVHAVELHRWRGTRRGLVEGLRLALGVHAEVTGDGGAAWSSTLGADLPPEPPAETLVRVWPGREASVDADRVNEIVRAMCPVHIVCRVEVLPGPPADEGR; encoded by the coding sequence ATGAGCCGCGCCGCCGTACCCGGCCTGCCCAGCAGGTACCCGATCGGCGAACAACTGCCGGCCCTGTACGCCGACGACGACTTCGCACAACGGTTCACCGCAGGTCTCGACACCGTGCTCGCCCCGGTGTTCGCGACCCTCGACAGCCTGCCCGCCTACTTCGACCCCCGGGTGACTCCGGCCGACTTCCTGGCCTGGCTGGCGACGTGGGTGGGCGCCGTCGACGACCCGCACTGGCCCGTGGAGCTGCGCCGTGAGGCGGTGGTCCACGCGGTGGAGCTGCACCGGTGGCGCGGCACCCGACGTGGTCTGGTCGAGGGGCTGCGGCTCGCGCTCGGCGTGCACGCCGAGGTGACCGGGGACGGCGGTGCGGCATGGTCGAGCACCCTCGGAGCCGACCTGCCGCCGGAGCCCCCCGCCGAGACCCTGGTACGGGTGTGGCCGGGCCGCGAGGCGTCGGTGGACGCGGACCGGGTCAACGAGATCGTCCGGGCCATGTGTCCGGTGCACATCGTCTGCCGGGTGGAGGTCCTGCCCGGCCCACCCGCCGATGAAGGGAGGTGA
- a CDS encoding zinc ribbon domain-containing protein — protein MAPRPIVRSAVVPDEAAGVPCPACGTPNLPERRFCRRCATPLNPAAKSAPLPWWRTVWPFSRRARASSGRVVRGLVILAVLVALCAGGLLLLPAGRALIEDTRDKMGKAQAVTPVGIAASAEMPRHPATNTTDGLNNRYWGAPGPDATVTYTFSKPFRLIDVILTNGASKSPEAYARQARALQVDLEMTTADGEKHRKKVTLSDKPGPQTIVTGISDVKTVRLFLHSPAGLTKGRHLALAEVEFFQRS, from the coding sequence GTGGCCCCACGCCCAATCGTGCGGTCCGCGGTGGTGCCGGACGAGGCGGCGGGGGTGCCCTGCCCTGCCTGCGGCACACCGAACCTGCCGGAGCGCCGGTTCTGCCGACGCTGCGCGACTCCGCTGAACCCTGCCGCGAAGTCCGCCCCGCTGCCGTGGTGGCGGACGGTGTGGCCGTTCAGCCGCCGGGCGCGGGCGAGTTCGGGCCGGGTGGTCCGGGGACTGGTGATCCTGGCCGTGCTGGTGGCGCTGTGTGCGGGCGGTCTCCTGCTGTTGCCGGCCGGACGCGCCCTGATCGAGGACACCCGGGACAAAATGGGCAAGGCCCAGGCCGTGACCCCGGTGGGCATCGCCGCGAGCGCCGAGATGCCCCGACACCCGGCGACGAACACCACGGACGGGCTGAACAACCGCTACTGGGGCGCACCCGGGCCGGACGCCACGGTGACGTACACCTTCAGCAAGCCGTTCCGGCTGATCGACGTGATCCTCACCAACGGGGCGTCCAAGTCCCCGGAGGCCTACGCCCGCCAGGCGCGTGCACTCCAGGTGGACCTGGAGATGACGACAGCGGACGGGGAGAAGCACCGGAAGAAGGTCACCCTCAGCGACAAGCCGGGCCCGCAGACGATCGTCACCGGAATCAGCGATGTGAAGACGGTGCGGCTGTTCCTGCACTCGCCCGCCGGCCTGACCAAGGGCCGTCACCTGGCCCTGGCGGAGGTGGAGTTCTTCCAGCGGAGCTGA
- the manD gene encoding D-mannonate dehydratase ManD, translating into MKIVDAKVVVTSPGRNFVTLKLTTDEGLTGLGDATLNGRELAVVSYLTGHVAPLLTGLDPHRIEDTWQSLYRGAYWRRGPVTMAAIAAVDVALWDIKAKAAGLPLYQLLGGASRERVRTYGHANGRDIPELLDSVRARLAEGYPAVRIQSGIPGLKAVYGVSDTDTAGTPVLHQQARPLVEDWDTEAYLRHMPAVFDAVRAEFGAELPLLHDAHHRLTPIQAARLGKDLEPYRPFWLEDCTPAESQEALRLVRRSTTTPLAIGEVFNTVHDYQTLITEQLIDYVRSAVTHFGGVTPLRKLFDFAAQYQIKSAVHGPEDISPVGMAAAVHLDLAVHNFGIQEYSGHSPLTREVFRHSYTFTDGYLHPGEAPGIGVELDEELAAAHPYAPAYLPVNRLHDGTVHDW; encoded by the coding sequence ATGAAGATCGTCGACGCGAAGGTCGTCGTCACCAGCCCAGGCCGCAACTTCGTCACCCTGAAACTGACGACCGACGAGGGCCTCACCGGCCTCGGCGACGCCACCCTGAACGGCAGGGAACTCGCCGTGGTCAGCTACCTCACCGGCCATGTCGCGCCGCTGCTCACCGGCCTCGACCCGCACCGGATCGAGGACACCTGGCAGTCGCTGTACCGGGGCGCGTACTGGCGGCGGGGACCGGTGACGATGGCCGCCATCGCCGCCGTCGACGTAGCGCTGTGGGACATCAAGGCGAAGGCCGCCGGGCTCCCGCTCTACCAGCTGCTGGGCGGCGCCAGCCGCGAACGCGTCCGCACCTACGGCCACGCCAACGGCCGGGACATACCCGAACTCCTCGACTCCGTACGGGCCAGGCTGGCCGAGGGCTACCCCGCCGTCCGTATCCAGTCCGGCATCCCCGGTCTCAAGGCCGTGTACGGGGTCTCCGACACCGACACCGCCGGTACACCGGTCCTCCACCAGCAGGCCCGCCCACTGGTGGAGGACTGGGACACCGAGGCCTATCTGCGCCACATGCCGGCCGTCTTCGACGCGGTACGCGCCGAGTTCGGTGCCGAACTGCCGCTCCTCCACGACGCCCACCACCGCCTCACCCCGATCCAGGCCGCCCGGCTCGGCAAGGACCTGGAGCCCTACCGGCCGTTCTGGCTGGAGGACTGCACACCCGCCGAGAGCCAGGAGGCACTGCGCCTGGTGCGCCGCAGCACCACCACGCCGCTGGCCATCGGCGAGGTCTTCAACACGGTGCACGACTACCAGACACTGATCACCGAGCAGCTGATCGACTACGTACGATCCGCTGTCACCCACTTCGGTGGCGTCACTCCGCTGCGCAAACTCTTCGACTTCGCCGCCCAGTACCAGATCAAGAGCGCAGTGCACGGCCCGGAGGACATCTCCCCGGTCGGGATGGCCGCCGCCGTCCACCTCGACCTCGCCGTCCACAACTTCGGCATCCAGGAGTACTCAGGACACAGCCCCCTCACCCGCGAGGTGTTCCGGCACTCCTACACCTTCACGGACGGGTATCTGCACCCGGGCGAGGCCCCCGGCATCGGGGTGGAGCTGGACGAGGAGCTGGCCGCGGCCCACCCGTACGCCCCGGCGTATCTGCCGGTCAACCGCCTCCACGACGGGACCGTCCACGACTGGTGA
- a CDS encoding prolyl oligopeptidase family serine peptidase: MWSHHTSPACTIQGVIDNDPYLWLEDVEGEAALAWVAERNAETAAALATGADFASLKDRLREVLDASDRIPYTVRRGAYLYNFWRDAGHVRGVWRRTTLEQYRKDTPEWEVILDVDALAAAEGEKWLWAGARVRHPEYDRALVCLSRDGGDAVVVREFDLATRTFVEDGFQVAEAKTRIGWIDADTVFIGTDLGPGSLTDSGYPRTVRRWRRGTPPEEAVLVFEGRSADVSAGAWHDSTPGFERDFVFRLLDFHRSETYLLAPDASLVRIDVPDDADSYAHREHLIVSLKSEWLGHRAGSLLAFGFDAFLAGDRTAEVLFTPDERTALSGHSWTRHHLILETMRDVSTRIEVLTPSPGGGWARKPLADVPALSAVTVVDTDPDISDEYFLDVSGFLQPSTLYHGQVGAGSEILKQAPAHFDTTGLAAEQFFASSLDGTRVPYFVIGPDRSAPGPALLYGYGGFEVSLTPSYGALTGRAWLERGGTYVIANIRGGGEYGPGWHRAALGADRSRAFEDFAAVASDLVARGITTPAMLGAAGGSNGGLLMGAMVTRYPHLFGAIVAKVPLLDMLRFHELLAGASWTAEYGNPDNEADRPHLRALSPYHQFTADRVYPPVLLTTSTRDDRVHPGHARKAAARLRELGHPVLLHENTGGGHAGAGDNEQSAHNNALTHTFLWQHLTQQVRPASG, translated from the coding sequence ATGTGGTCTCACCACACGTCTCCGGCCTGCACAATTCAGGGTGTGATCGACAATGACCCGTACCTGTGGCTGGAAGACGTTGAGGGTGAGGCCGCGCTCGCGTGGGTGGCCGAGCGGAACGCCGAGACGGCGGCCGCGCTGGCCACCGGCGCCGATTTCGCTTCCCTGAAGGACCGCCTGCGGGAGGTGCTCGACGCCTCGGACCGTATCCCCTACACGGTCCGTCGCGGAGCGTACCTCTACAACTTCTGGCGGGACGCCGGGCACGTGCGGGGTGTGTGGCGGCGTACGACGCTGGAGCAGTACCGCAAGGACACTCCCGAGTGGGAGGTCATCCTCGACGTCGACGCGCTCGCCGCCGCGGAGGGCGAGAAGTGGCTGTGGGCGGGCGCGCGGGTACGGCATCCCGAGTACGACAGGGCACTGGTGTGCCTGTCGCGCGACGGGGGTGACGCCGTAGTGGTCCGCGAGTTCGACCTCGCCACCCGCACGTTTGTCGAGGACGGCTTCCAGGTGGCGGAGGCGAAGACCCGAATCGGCTGGATCGACGCCGACACCGTCTTCATCGGAACCGACCTCGGGCCGGGTTCGCTGACCGATTCCGGCTACCCGCGCACGGTTCGCAGGTGGCGACGTGGTACGCCACCGGAGGAGGCCGTCCTGGTCTTCGAGGGCCGGTCGGCAGACGTGTCGGCCGGGGCCTGGCACGACAGCACACCCGGTTTCGAACGGGACTTCGTCTTCCGGCTGCTGGACTTCCACCGCAGCGAGACGTACCTCCTGGCCCCGGACGCCTCGCTCGTCAGGATCGACGTTCCGGACGACGCCGACTCCTATGCCCATCGCGAGCATCTGATCGTGAGCCTGAAGTCCGAATGGCTCGGACACCGGGCGGGCTCCCTGCTGGCGTTCGGCTTCGACGCCTTCCTGGCGGGCGACCGCACCGCGGAGGTGCTGTTCACCCCGGATGAGCGGACAGCCCTGTCCGGGCACTCCTGGACCCGTCACCACCTGATCCTGGAGACGATGCGTGACGTCAGCACCCGCATCGAGGTGCTCACCCCGAGCCCCGGCGGTGGGTGGGCGCGCAAACCGCTCGCGGACGTCCCGGCGCTGTCCGCGGTCACCGTCGTCGACACGGACCCGGACATCTCCGACGAGTACTTCCTGGACGTGTCGGGGTTCCTGCAGCCGTCCACCCTGTACCACGGACAGGTCGGCGCCGGCTCGGAGATCCTCAAGCAGGCTCCGGCCCACTTCGACACCACGGGTCTCGCGGCGGAGCAGTTCTTCGCGAGCTCCCTGGACGGCACACGGGTGCCGTACTTCGTGATCGGCCCCGACCGTTCCGCCCCCGGCCCCGCCCTGCTCTACGGATACGGAGGCTTCGAGGTCTCCCTCACCCCCTCCTACGGGGCGTTGACGGGCCGGGCGTGGCTGGAGCGCGGTGGCACCTACGTGATCGCGAACATCCGGGGCGGCGGCGAGTACGGACCGGGCTGGCACCGGGCCGCACTCGGCGCCGACCGGTCACGAGCCTTCGAGGACTTCGCGGCCGTCGCCTCGGACCTCGTCGCGCGGGGCATCACCACCCCGGCGATGCTGGGCGCCGCGGGCGGGAGCAACGGCGGCCTGCTCATGGGCGCGATGGTCACCCGCTACCCGCACCTGTTCGGTGCGATCGTTGCCAAGGTGCCGCTCCTGGACATGCTCCGCTTCCATGAACTCCTCGCCGGTGCATCGTGGACCGCCGAGTACGGCAACCCGGACAACGAAGCCGACCGCCCCCACCTCCGTGCGCTCTCGCCCTACCACCAGTTCACCGCGGACCGGGTCTACCCGCCGGTGCTCCTGACGACCTCCACCCGGGACGACCGCGTCCACCCGGGCCACGCGCGCAAGGCGGCGGCACGGCTGCGTGAACTCGGCCACCCGGTCCTCCTCCACGAGAACACCGGTGGTGGCCATGCGGGCGCCGGCGACAACGAACAGTCAGCCCACAACAACGCCCTGACACACACCTTCTTGTGGCAGCACCTCACTCAACAGGTTCGGCCGGCCTCGGGCTGA
- a CDS encoding MFS transporter, which yields MASTATAPPPPASLKRIVAASLIGTTIEWYDFFLYGSAAALVFNKLFFPDSDPLVGTLLSFLTYAVGFAARPIGALVFGHYGDRLGRKKLLVLSLLMMGGATFAIGLLPTHATVGAAAPVLLTVLRLVQGFALGGEWGGAVLLVSEHGDARRRGFWASWPQTGAPAGQLLATGVLSALTAVLSDSAFETWGWRIPFLLSGVLVVIGLWIRLSVDESPLFKAALAQAAERKAAAGATEKMPVVAVLRHHWRDVLIAMGARMAENISYYVITAFILVYATTSADLSKQTALNAVLIASAVHFAVIPMWGALSDRVGRRPVYLVGAVGVGLWMFPFFALIDTRSFGSLLLAVTVGLIFHGAMYAPQAAFFSEMFATRMRYSGASIGAQFSSVAAGAPAPLIATALLADYDSSTPIALYVIAAVLVTVLAVVCAKETRHRDLAGIEPATDQAAPAVVTADARTVSPRPAEPVE from the coding sequence ATGGCCTCCACAGCAACCGCTCCCCCACCCCCCGCCAGCCTCAAACGCATCGTCGCCGCCAGCCTCATCGGCACGACCATCGAGTGGTACGACTTCTTCCTCTACGGATCAGCCGCCGCCCTCGTCTTCAACAAGCTGTTCTTCCCCGATTCCGACCCGCTCGTCGGCACCCTCCTGTCCTTCCTCACCTACGCCGTCGGTTTCGCCGCCCGGCCTATCGGCGCGCTGGTCTTCGGGCACTACGGCGACCGGCTCGGGCGCAAGAAACTGCTGGTGCTCAGCCTGTTGATGATGGGCGGGGCGACCTTCGCGATCGGGCTGCTGCCGACTCATGCCACCGTCGGGGCCGCCGCTCCGGTGCTGCTCACCGTGCTCCGGCTGGTACAGGGCTTCGCCCTCGGCGGCGAGTGGGGCGGGGCCGTACTGCTGGTGTCGGAGCATGGGGACGCCAGGCGGCGGGGGTTCTGGGCCTCGTGGCCGCAGACCGGTGCGCCGGCCGGGCAGTTGCTCGCCACCGGGGTGCTCTCCGCGCTCACCGCGGTGCTGTCGGACTCGGCCTTCGAGACCTGGGGGTGGCGTATTCCCTTCCTGCTCTCCGGTGTGCTGGTCGTCATCGGTTTGTGGATTCGTCTCTCCGTCGATGAGTCGCCCCTGTTCAAGGCCGCGTTGGCACAGGCCGCGGAGCGCAAGGCCGCTGCCGGGGCGACGGAGAAGATGCCGGTGGTGGCCGTGCTGCGGCATCACTGGCGGGATGTGCTGATCGCCATGGGCGCCAGGATGGCGGAGAACATCAGCTACTACGTCATCACGGCGTTCATCCTCGTCTACGCGACGACATCGGCCGATCTGAGCAAGCAGACCGCGCTCAACGCCGTCCTCATCGCCTCGGCCGTTCACTTCGCCGTCATCCCGATGTGGGGCGCGCTGTCCGACCGGGTCGGGCGCAGGCCCGTCTATCTGGTCGGTGCGGTCGGGGTCGGGCTGTGGATGTTCCCGTTCTTCGCGCTGATCGACACCCGGAGCTTCGGCAGTCTGCTGCTCGCCGTGACCGTCGGGCTGATCTTCCACGGAGCGATGTACGCGCCACAGGCAGCCTTCTTCTCCGAGATGTTCGCGACCCGGATGCGGTACTCGGGCGCGTCGATCGGCGCACAGTTCTCGTCGGTCGCGGCCGGAGCCCCGGCTCCGCTCATCGCCACCGCGCTGCTCGCGGACTACGACAGCTCGACGCCCATCGCGCTGTACGTCATCGCCGCGGTGCTCGTCACCGTGCTGGCGGTCGTCTGTGCCAAGGAGACCCGGCACCGGGATCTCGCGGGCATCGAGCCGGCGACAGATCAGGCGGCGCCCGCGGTGGTAACCGCGGACGCCCGCACGGTCAGCCCGAGGCCGGCCGAACCTGTTGAGTGA
- a CDS encoding phosphatase PAP2 family protein, which produces MLWAAAGVVALGFLIALEITARGYGLPGPMTTQVQEVIVAPQSGFLLYASMALMMVVLTWRQRFIAAGAAIGIDVIIFLVRWAADARATHGHPFGNGALWVIVAYAVIALTRRTGQERVLLLKGVGLGLLLVAGRKTGDTWLLITSKTRPAVLDQYVAIADHALGNPSWLVGRMVTATGPIGARFLDSVYTQLAVAAVVVALFQLRNVAAERRFPGHHLVRTFLVIGLLGPGIYVIFPVVGPIFAYGADGGHWAVSNLWPNTPPPLVAPQHMSFDEITPRNCMPSLHTAWATAIFIHSRKGPRILQLAGAFWLIATLAATLGFGYHYGADIIAGVVFTLTIEAALRSLARGWDRSGIQLVAYGATVFAALLVSYRYLPVEMANHPWVFGPLLILAMVSVIYGYVRTTNRWEPKAAPTRHPEREPVPEPA; this is translated from the coding sequence ATACTATGGGCCGCGGCAGGTGTCGTGGCCCTTGGATTCCTCATCGCACTGGAGATCACGGCGCGTGGCTACGGCCTGCCGGGGCCGATGACCACCCAGGTGCAAGAGGTAATAGTCGCCCCCCAATCGGGCTTCCTGTTGTACGCCAGCATGGCGTTGATGATGGTGGTACTCACCTGGCGGCAACGGTTCATCGCGGCCGGTGCCGCAATCGGCATCGACGTCATCATCTTCCTGGTGCGGTGGGCCGCCGACGCCAGGGCGACCCACGGCCACCCCTTCGGTAACGGCGCGTTGTGGGTGATTGTCGCCTATGCGGTCATAGCCCTCACACGCCGAACGGGTCAGGAACGCGTCCTGCTCCTGAAGGGTGTCGGGCTTGGTCTGCTGCTGGTGGCCGGCCGCAAGACCGGCGATACCTGGCTACTCATCACCTCGAAGACCCGCCCGGCGGTGCTCGACCAGTACGTGGCAATCGCCGATCACGCGCTGGGCAACCCGTCGTGGCTGGTGGGCCGCATGGTCACGGCGACCGGCCCGATCGGGGCCCGTTTCCTCGACTCCGTCTACACACAGCTTGCGGTGGCCGCGGTCGTCGTCGCCCTGTTCCAACTGCGCAACGTGGCAGCCGAACGCCGCTTCCCGGGCCATCATCTGGTGCGCACCTTCCTGGTCATCGGCCTCCTCGGGCCCGGCATCTACGTGATCTTCCCGGTGGTCGGACCGATCTTCGCCTACGGCGCCGACGGCGGACACTGGGCGGTGTCCAACCTGTGGCCGAACACGCCGCCGCCGCTCGTTGCCCCGCAGCACATGTCATTCGACGAGATCACCCCACGCAACTGCATGCCCAGTCTGCACACAGCGTGGGCCACCGCGATCTTCATTCATTCCCGCAAGGGCCCACGGATTCTGCAACTCGCCGGCGCGTTCTGGCTGATTGCCACGCTCGCGGCAACTCTGGGCTTCGGCTACCACTACGGGGCGGACATCATCGCCGGTGTGGTGTTCACGCTCACGATCGAGGCAGCGCTGCGCTCGCTCGCTCGCGGCTGGGACCGCTCAGGAATCCAGCTGGTCGCCTACGGCGCAACCGTCTTCGCCGCTCTCCTGGTCTCATACCGCTATCTGCCGGTGGAGATGGCCAACCATCCATGGGTGTTCGGACCCCTTCTCATTCTCGCGATGGTCTCGGTGATCTACGGCTACGTACGCACCACCAACCGGTGGGAACCGAAGGCCGCACCAACACGGCATCCCGAACGGGAACCGGTACCCGAACCGGCTTGA
- a CDS encoding NUDIX domain-containing protein: MLKATAFACLFFTDEHDNPLQLRAVYSRTHPWQLVGGTMDPGERPWDTALRECQEETGIAFEGPTTLLASVFGRPGKEWPYATIGFVFEGGRLTCDQIRSLALDPAEHDEARVLPLPEWQELMPQRDFARLEAVMEARRSGTAAFFDSWDWDD, encoded by the coding sequence GTGTTGAAGGCGACCGCCTTCGCGTGCCTGTTCTTCACCGACGAGCACGACAACCCGCTGCAGCTGAGGGCGGTGTACTCCCGGACTCATCCGTGGCAGTTGGTCGGTGGGACGATGGATCCGGGCGAGCGGCCGTGGGATACGGCCCTGCGAGAGTGCCAGGAGGAGACCGGGATCGCCTTCGAAGGCCCCACCACGCTCCTCGCGTCCGTCTTCGGCCGTCCAGGCAAGGAATGGCCCTACGCCACGATCGGCTTCGTCTTCGAGGGCGGCCGACTCACCTGCGACCAGATCCGGTCCCTCGCCCTGGACCCGGCCGAGCACGACGAGGCGCGCGTCCTGCCCCTGCCTGAGTGGCAGGAGCTCATGCCGCAGCGGGACTTCGCCCGGCTGGAAGCCGTGATGGAGGCTCGTCGGTCAGGAACAGCGGCATTCTTCGACTCATGGGACTGGGACGACTGA